One genomic region from Zalophus californianus isolate mZalCal1 chromosome 2, mZalCal1.pri.v2, whole genome shotgun sequence encodes:
- the LOC113925299 gene encoding ubiquitin-conjugating enzyme E2 L3-like isoform X2: MAASRRLIKDNPPYDKGAFGIEINFPAEYPFKPPKITFKTKIYHLNIDEKGQVCLPVISAENWKPATKTDQVIQSLIALVNDPQPEHPLRADLAEEYSKDCKKCCKNAEEFTKKYGEKRPVD, encoded by the exons ATGGCGGCCAGCAGGAGGCTGATAAAG GACAACCCTCCATATGATAAGGGGGCCTTCGGAATCGAAATCAACTTTCCAGCAGAGTACCCATTCAAACCACCAAAGatcacatttaaaacaaagatctATCACCTGAACATCGATGAAAAGGGGCAGGTCTGTCTGCCAGTAATTAGTGCTGAAAATTGGAAGCCAGCAACCAAAACCGACCAAGTAATCCAGTCCCTCATAGCACTGGTGAACGACCCCCAGCCCGAGCACCCACTTCGGGCTGACCTAGCTGAAGAATACTCTAAGGACTGTAAAAAATGCTGTAAGAATGCTGAAGAGTTTACAAAGAAATACGGGGAGAAGCGACCTGTGGACTAA
- the LOC113925299 gene encoding ubiquitin-conjugating enzyme E2 L3-like isoform X1 produces the protein MAASRRLIKELEEIRKCGMKNFSNIQVDEANLLTWQGLIVPDNPPYDKGAFGIEINFPAEYPFKPPKITFKTKIYHLNIDEKGQVCLPVISAENWKPATKTDQVIQSLIALVNDPQPEHPLRADLAEEYSKDCKKCCKNAEEFTKKYGEKRPVD, from the coding sequence ATGGCGGCCAGCAGGAGGCTGATAAAGGAGCTTGAAGAAATCCGCAAATGTGGAATGAAAAACTTCAGTAACATCCAGGTTGATGAAGCTAATTTATTGACTTGGCAAGGGCTTATTGTTCCTGACAACCCTCCATATGATAAGGGGGCCTTCGGAATCGAAATCAACTTTCCAGCAGAGTACCCATTCAAACCACCAAAGatcacatttaaaacaaagatctATCACCTGAACATCGATGAAAAGGGGCAGGTCTGTCTGCCAGTAATTAGTGCTGAAAATTGGAAGCCAGCAACCAAAACCGACCAAGTAATCCAGTCCCTCATAGCACTGGTGAACGACCCCCAGCCCGAGCACCCACTTCGGGCTGACCTAGCTGAAGAATACTCTAAGGACTGTAAAAAATGCTGTAAGAATGCTGAAGAGTTTACAAAGAAATACGGGGAGAAGCGACCTGTGGACTAA